In Chloroherpetonaceae bacterium, the genomic window TTGGTGTCAATTGGCTTAGACAGTGTGCCGACACTTAGCACCGACAGGGCTGCTGCAACACTGGGGTCATAACCAATGCCTTGAATGTTTGGCACCGAGAGCGTCACCGTGCCAGTTTCTCGAATCTGCAGCAAGGAGTCAAGCTGCACCGCGCGCTCTAAGCTGCCCTCGCATTTTGCCAGCATCTCTTCGGCTAGCTTACGCAAGTCCTGCATCTTTCGCTCGCGAATGATTTTTGATTTTAGCTCTCGCTTCAGGTCTTCATCATACTTGCGATAACCATCATCGTTTATCGCCGTGAGCTGCATTACCACAAAGCCATCTTTGGCTTGAATGACGGGGCTAATTTCATTGAGCTTGGCTTTAAATCCCCACTGAGCCATTGCATTGCTGTAGCCAATGATTGGCACATAGCCGTATCGCGAAAAGATACCTGTCTCACGCACCGTGTAAAATGCGCGCTGTGCGGCGCTATCGAAGCCAATTTCACGTGCATTGAACTCAAATTCACTGGCAATACGACGTTGCTTTTCAATGGTGGAAGGGCTGGGCACGATTTTCTTTACCAGCTCAATGCCTTTGATTTCGCGACGGTCGCGCCCTGTAACTTTAATGATGTGAATGCCGAACTGTGTTTGCACGGGTCCAACCAGTTCACCGACCTTTGCCTTGTAGCAGGCTTCCTCGAAAGGCTTGACCATTCTGCCCCGTCCAAACCAGTTGAGGTCACCCCCTCGTGCAGCGGAACCTGGGTCAGCTGATTTTTCGCGTGCCAATTTTTCAAAATCTTCGCCTTTCTTAAGTCTTGCCATGAGCGCTTTGGCTTCGGCTATAGCTTTGGCAGTGTCCGCCTTGGTGTTTCCATTTGGCTTAATGAGAATATGCGAGGCTCTGACCATCTCCTCGCCATCAGTTTTTACAGAAGTAATTTTGATGAGCTTGAACTGATTAGTGGTAAAGTCCTGCACAGGTCCCAGCACTGTGCCTTTTTTCACATCGGGCTTGAAGACTAGCGTATCAATTTCAACGGGTAATTGCCCGCGTGGCAAGACCTTCTCTACCAGTGCTTCATCGCTATGCAAGCGCACAAAGTCTGTGTCGTTTGATGTGGTCTCGAACTCTTTTTTCAGCTCTTCCAGCTCTTTTTTGATGAGCTGCTTATCGTCTTCGGTGGGGTCAGTTGGAAAAAAGACATATTTGGCTTCTCTGGTCGGCTCTTGCCTGTATTCTTCTCGATGCTCGTTGAAGTAGGCCTTGATGTCAGCCTCAGAGACATAGTAGGCACTGTCCGGCTTTGCGCGCGACATATCAAACAGCACATACTTGGCCTTCAGAGAGGTTTTTTGTGCATCGAACTTCTGGCGTGCTTCAGCATCCGTTGCCCGCATGGTCTCTAAGAGCAATTGCTGGAGCTTTTCTTGCAACTTTTGCTGGCGCACAAATTGCTCCACTTGAATCCAAGCTTGCTTGTTGCGTGGGTCTGCGATGGCATTGTTGAGCTTTTCACGGTCAATTTTGCCCGTTTCAGGGTTGCGGAACTGCTGCGCAATCACAAAGGGGGGATTGTCTGAGAAAATCTCACTGGTGATCTCTTCATCGGTTACCTTCAGACCCAATTTCTCATACTCTTCGCCCAGCAAGATTTTCATTACCAGCGACTCCCACACCTGCTCTTGCATACGCGCTTCAGCTTGGTCATCAAGGTCTTGACCTTTCAGTTGCTGGCGATACTGGTCAAGGTAGTTGCGATAGAGCGACTCAAACTCCTTAAACGGGATAGGCTTGCCATTGACCACACCAATATCTGTTCCTCGCCGTGCGCTCATGCCTGAAAAATTCATTCCCCATTCAAAGACGATGGTGATTAGAAATGCGCCGACCAGCACATACAGCACGATGTGCATCTTGTCGCGCATTTTACTCATAACCGCCATAGTTAATCGTGTTTAAGTTTTTGTTTGCGCGCTTTTTGCTTCAATTTTGAAACAGAAAGCCGCAAATATAAATTGCAACACTTAAACTCCAAACCTTAGATGACTGAAACGTTCTTTTGGATTACTGCAACGCTTCTGGTGCTCTACGCTCTCCAGAAGCTGGTTATCACTGCAGGGCTTTTTCGTTTGCCGAAACGTCGTCAGTGGGATACTCTTCCAATGGTTACGGTCGTGGTCGCGGCCCGTAACGAAGAAAAAAACATCGCTCGCACCCTTGATTCACTTGTGCAGCTTGACTACCCCAAAGAAAAGTTGGAAATTATCGTTAGTGATGGCGCTTCTACGGATCGCACTTGTGAGATTGTCTCCCAATATGCAGCGCGCTACAGCTTCATCACACTTCACCATGCTGACCAGAATCAACCCATTCGTGGCAAAGCCAACGCCATTCATCAAGCTGTGCTTCGTGCCCGCGGCGAGTTTATTATGATGACCGATGCCGACTGCACTGTTCAGCCTACTTGGATACGCCACACCTTGTCTTACTTTACTGACGATGTCGGCTTAGTCTGTGGCATAACCATTCCGCGCCCTACTGATGCCTTTGCAACGATTCAAATGCTGGACTGGTGCTACATTCTGGGTGTTAGCTCTGGACGCGCTTCTATCGGCTTCCCTATTGGCGGCATTGGCAACAACTTCAACTTCCGCAAAACGACCTACCACGAAATCGGCGGCTATGCCAAGCTGCGTTTTAGCGTTACGGAAGATTTTGCCCTGTTTCAAGCCATCTTGCGCTCACGCTGGAAAATCGTCTTTCCAATTCTTTACGAGACGCATAACCAGACTGAGCCAATGCCGACGTTTTCAGAACTCTATGAACAAAAGAAACGCTGGTCGCTCGGTGGCTTAGATGCCAGTTTAGTGCATGCCTTTCTTGCAGGGTTTATGTTCTTTGCCCATCTCTTTCCTGTGCTGGCATTTTTTATTCTGCCGCTCACAACCGCTCTTGCGCTGCTTGGTCTCAAGCTGCTCTCCGATGCGTTGCTACTTTTACCTGTCTTGGTTCGCCTCCGCCAAGTTCGCACTCTGTGGGCTTTTCCGCTCTTTGAGCTTTACTATTTTCTTTTTGTTTTCGCTGCACCGCTTATCTTGTCGCTCAGTCGCAATGTGGTCTGGAAAGGTATTGACTACAATTTGCTCGAGCTGCGGCGGTCGTAATTTTCACCCTGTTTTTATACCACACTGCGGTCTTTTTTACTATGCGGCACTGGCTTTAGTGGCAACTGAAGCAGGGTCGTAGTTTAAGTTTTGTGCCAGCCAGCGCTCGACTTCCTCAATCGTCATTCCCTTGCGCTGCGCATAATCCTCGACTTGATCTCGACCAATCTTGCCGACACCAAAATACACGGCCTCGGGGTGCGCAAAATACCACCCAGAGACCGATGCCGCTGGATACATTGCAAAGTTTTCTGTCAGGACAATCCCCACCCGCTCTTCAACTCCAAGCAAGTCAAAGAGCAAGCGCTTTTCAGTGTGGTCAGGGCAAGCTGGATAGCCGGGTGCTGGACGAATGCCTTGATATTTTTCTTCAATTAAATCGTCGTTGGTTGTTTGCTCATTTGGCGCATAGCCCCAATACTCCGTGCGCACTTTCTTATGCAGCATTTCCGCAAAGGCTTCTGCTAACCTATCTGCTAAGGCTTTTGCCATAATTGCATTGTAGTCGTCTTTTGCGTCTTCGAACTCCTTCACCAGCGCTTCTAAGCCGATACCCGCCGTTACGGCAAAGCCACCGATGTAGTCAATTAGCCCCGTTGACTTGGGTGCGACATAGTCAGCCAGCGCACGATTGGCGCGTTCTGCTCCCTTTTCGTTCTGCTGACGCAAGGTATGGAACACGGTGAGTACCTTCGAGCGTCCTTCATCGGCATAGACCTCAATGTCGTCTCCAATTGCGTTTGCGGGGAACAAGCCCAACACTCCCCTTGCCGTGAGCAAGTTTTCCGCCACGATGCGCTCCAGCAGTCGATTGGCATCACGGAAAAGCCGCTGCGCTTCTTCACCCACGACCTCATCGTGCAAAATATGTGGATAGCGTCCAGCCAGTTGCCAAGTCTGGAAGAATGGTGTCCAGTCAATATAGCTGCAGAGTTCAGCCAGCGAGACTCGTTCTAGCACCGTAATACCCAGCTGCTTTGGTTTGTAGATGTCTTCAGCGCGCCAAGTGATTGGCGTGCGATTTTCACGTGCTTCCGATAGCGACAGGTATTTTCGCACGACGCGCTTTTTGAAGTGCGCTTCTCGAAGTTCATCATACTCGGCTTTGACTTGCGCCACAAATCGCTCTTTTTCTTCGGGCGTTACCAGACTTTGCACCACTGGCACACTGCGCGACGCATCTAACACATGCACTACAGGGCCTGAGTAATTCGGCGCAATTTTTACTGCAGTGTGAATCTTAGAGGTGGTAGCGCCGCCAATCAGCAAGGGAATCTTAAAGCCGAGCCGCTCCATTTCTTTTGCGACGTGCACCATTTCATCCAGTGAGGGCGTAATTAGCCCAGAAAGCCCGATAATGTCCACTTGCTCCTTCCTTGCGGTCTCCAAGATTTTGTCGGCTGGCACCATTACACCTAAGTCAATTACCTCGAAGTTGTTGCACGCCAGCACAACGCTCACAATGTTTTTGCCAATGTCGTGCACATCACCTTTGACCGTTGCCATCAACACTTTTGCCGCTGCTTTGGCACTTGGATTTTTCGCCTTCTCTGCTTCAATGAATGGCACAAGGTGCGCCACCGACTTTTTCATTACGCGTGCCGACTTTACCACTTGTGGCAGAAACATTTTTCCCGCGCCGAAGAGGTCGCCCACGATATTCATTCCGTCCATCAGCGGCCCTTCAATCACTGCCAGTGGCGAGGGATACTTTTGGCGTGCTTCTTCAGTGTCTTCCACGATATAAGTATCAATGCCTTTAATGAGCGCATACTTTAAGCGCTCTTCTACGGTGCCTTTGCGCCACTCTTCTTCTTGGGCGGTGCTAACTTTTGCCTCTGAGCGCTTT contains:
- a CDS encoding glycosyltransferase; translation: MTETFFWITATLLVLYALQKLVITAGLFRLPKRRQWDTLPMVTVVVAARNEEKNIARTLDSLVQLDYPKEKLEIIVSDGASTDRTCEIVSQYAARYSFITLHHADQNQPIRGKANAIHQAVLRARGEFIMMTDADCTVQPTWIRHTLSYFTDDVGLVCGITIPRPTDAFATIQMLDWCYILGVSSGRASIGFPIGGIGNNFNFRKTTYHEIGGYAKLRFSVTEDFALFQAILRSRWKIVFPILYETHNQTEPMPTFSELYEQKKRWSLGGLDASLVHAFLAGFMFFAHLFPVLAFFILPLTTALALLGLKLLSDALLLLPVLVRLRQVRTLWAFPLFELYYFLFVFAAPLILSLSRNVVWKGIDYNLLELRRS
- a CDS encoding peptidylprolyl isomerase; the encoded protein is MAVMSKMRDKMHIVLYVLVGAFLITIVFEWGMNFSGMSARRGTDIGVVNGKPIPFKEFESLYRNYLDQYRQQLKGQDLDDQAEARMQEQVWESLVMKILLGEEYEKLGLKVTDEEITSEIFSDNPPFVIAQQFRNPETGKIDREKLNNAIADPRNKQAWIQVEQFVRQQKLQEKLQQLLLETMRATDAEARQKFDAQKTSLKAKYVLFDMSRAKPDSAYYVSEADIKAYFNEHREEYRQEPTREAKYVFFPTDPTEDDKQLIKKELEELKKEFETTSNDTDFVRLHSDEALVEKVLPRGQLPVEIDTLVFKPDVKKGTVLGPVQDFTTNQFKLIKITSVKTDGEEMVRASHILIKPNGNTKADTAKAIAEAKALMARLKKGEDFEKLAREKSADPGSAARGGDLNWFGRGRMVKPFEEACYKAKVGELVGPVQTQFGIHIIKVTGRDRREIKGIELVKKIVPSPSTIEKQRRIASEFEFNAREIGFDSAAQRAFYTVRETGIFSRYGYVPIIGYSNAMAQWGFKAKLNEISPVIQAKDGFVVMQLTAINDDGYRKYDEDLKRELKSKIIRERKMQDLRKLAEEMLAKCEGSLERAVQLDSLLQIRETGTVTLSVPNIQGIGYDPSVAAALSVLSVGTLSKPIDTNRGVMLAVLSEKQTGKDEDFEAEKATLRKQIVDEKRGR